From a region of the Lactuca sativa cultivar Salinas chromosome 4, Lsat_Salinas_v11, whole genome shotgun sequence genome:
- the LOC111883046 gene encoding uncharacterized protein LOC111883046, with protein sequence MEHPSDHCNRLGTLLEGQELVGQTLPFHRGDVLIMKHSGEPLPGHRGKLCRRIVRCHKLPPVLRSQTKLVQREPNSQMLQTRTRIKASLDVRNPSHRSNRILRSIKLWWLRVAELPEQQRIATLRSSSSNSCSLSNRCVFLIESLNQGGLNRPKHLWYLCADHRSQLLVDYLAELLITHSVGLRFVACPNHDVSEIQHKISETRSSMHTFDIPFLLDPWYPKDSYLSCALIRCLQLGMSIGSRYPLLEPEPSRNCRFWNWNCLKRFRFRFLKLWNNLKRFRFQFSFFRNRCPLGTRRNRFIYILVFHINMCVLLRPV encoded by the coding sequence ATGGAGCATCCTAgtgatcactgtaacagactcggtaccttgcttgagggtcaagaactcgtGGGCCAAACATTACCTTTCCACCGGGGGGATGTACTCATCatgaaacatagcggtgaacctctcccggGTCACCGCGGCAAGCTCTGCAGAAGAATAGTgcgttgtcacaaacttccaccagtccttcgctcccagacgaagctggttcagcgcgaaccgaactctcagatgcttcagacaagaacacgtataaaagcatccctcgatgtcagaaacCCATCTCATCGCAGTAATCGGATCCTGCGTTCCATCAAGctttggtggcttcgtgttgctgaactcccggaacagcaacgaatcGCCACCCTAAGGTctagcagcagcaacagctgcagCCTCAGTAACCGTTGCGTATTtctcatcgaaagtctcaatcagggtggtcttaatagacccaaacatctctggtatctctgcgcGGATCACCGCAGCCAACTCCTCGTGGAttatctggcggagctcctcatcaCTCACTCCGTTGGTCTCAGgtttgtggcgtgtcccaaccatgatgtctctgaaatacaacacaaaatatcagagactcgctcgagtatgcACACATTCGATATCCCATTCCTACTcgatccctggtaccctaaggattcttacttgagttgcgcactgatccggtgtcttcagttgGGGATGAGCATCGGAAGCAGGTACccgcttttggaaccggaaccgtctCGGAACTGCCGGTTCTGGAACTGGAActgccttaagcggttccggttccggttcctaaagttatggaacaaccttaagcggttccggttccaattcTCATTTTTTCGGAACCGCTGCCCGCTAGGTACCCGCCGAaaccggtttatatatatattagtatttcATATAAATATGTGTGTGTTACTTAGACCGGTTTAG